From the genome of Salvelinus namaycush isolate Seneca chromosome 10, SaNama_1.0, whole genome shotgun sequence, one region includes:
- the LOC120054661 gene encoding LOW QUALITY PROTEIN: vascular cell adhesion protein 1-like (The sequence of the model RefSeq protein was modified relative to this genomic sequence to represent the inferred CDS: inserted 1 base in 1 codon), whose protein sequence is MYLILLWVLILPVTAFAFHMELKPKSGLLKVGDRHELQCSVKDCNEKVTISWALLEDKPMFAKIHTSGSESVAVFDPVEKAHDDTLLCKGSCGESTKQHRAVVKVYSFPEAPVISGHDRLLLGQTNTLTCEVTDAYPAEHLRLEWLRGDSMLQTDAESVVSTYTFTPTPEDKEASITCRATHDQEGVPDDEKTKETSVSLTVLYAPQITSISELTVVRVGSSPTLLCHAEGNPRPEIQWKAIGSHGQAVIVGQSEELVLTEMTLVDSGQYECVASNTIGNITASVNVIVEAPPTNTSIKVSPASKVKEGENVTVSCLSDGAPVGRMVLRRFSEDQDVALQSNNGSSTSFTLYSALLADSALYQCEAFNEHGSQKVSTLLSVEAYPLEVEMVSGVMAEMGSKLVLSCLASGCPQPAFSWRSMLDRPVHSRARNQDSLSQLHLGPLGLAHEQAYTCEAKCGSVIKAKQTEVKVFSFPSDPIIENPGPFLEDGKATLYCSVADVYPASHMQIQWLDGETELHSSVGQYSSELQNVTSTFSFSVEPEDQGRRITCRVGLQMDVVHQSRRERQAVTVLELHYAPRGTTITVSPASEVKEGENVTVSCLSDGAPVGWMVLRRLSEDQDVKLQSHNGSSTSFTLSSALLADSALYQCEAFNEHGSQRASTHVTVKAPPRNTTVLVYPSTEVQEGQNVTVCCRSVSFPPPVXGFEKTEQWHRALLPGWELPAGEPYAQRYRPIPGECDQ, encoded by the exons ATGTATCTCATTCTGTTATGGGTATTGATACTACCAGTAACAG CATTTGCATTTCATATGGAGCTAAAACCAAAGAGTGGACTTTTGAAAGTTGGTGATAGGCATGAGCTGCAATGCTCGGTGAAGGATTGCAATGAAAAGGTTACCATCTCCTGGGCTTTGCTGGAGGATAAGCCAATGTTTGCGAAAATACACACCTCCGGGTCGGAATCAGTGGCGGTCTTTGACCCTGTGGAGAAAGCACATGATGACACACTTCTCTGCAAAGGCAGTTGCGGAGAATCGACCAAACAACACCGTGCGGTTGTCAAAGTATACT CATTTCCAGAGGCCCCTGTCATATCAGGCCATGACCGACTTCTCTTGGGCCAGACCAACACTCTGACATGTGAGGTGACAGACGCTTATCCTGCAGAGCACCTGAGGCTTGAGTGGCTGCGAGGAGACAGCATGCTCCAGACAGATGCAGAGTCTGTGGTGTCCACCTACACGTTCACGCCCACCCCCGAGGACAAAGAGGCGAGCATCACCTGCAGAGCCACTCACGATCAGGAGGGTGTGCCTGATGATGAGAAGACCAAGGAAACCTCTGTTTCTCTCACAGTGCTTT ATGCACCACAGATTACGTCAATATCTGAGCTGACTGTTGTGAGAGTTGGCTCCAGTCCCACATTGTTGTGCCATGCTGAAGGGAACCCCAGACCAGAGATACAGTGGAAGGCCATTGGTTCGCACGGACAGGCTGTCATAGTAGGGCAGAGCGAGGAGCTTGTCCTTACAGAGATGACACTGGTGGATTCTGGTCAATATGAGTGTGTGGCGAGCAACACCATTGGAAACATCACAGCCAGCGTGAACGTCATTGTTGAAG CTCCCCCAACAAACACCTCCATCAAAGTAAGCCCAGCCAGTAAGGTGAAAGAAGGGGAGAACGTGACGGTTTCCTGCCTGTCAGACGGAGCTCCGGTGGGACGGATGGTGCTAAGGAGATTCTctgaggaccaggatgtagcTCTTCAGTCCAACAACGGCTCCTCCACCTCCTTCACCCTCTACTCTGCCCTGCTAGCAGACTCTGCTCTCTACCAGTGCGAGGCCTTCAATGAGCACGGCAGCCAGAAAGTCAGCACCTTGCTCTCCGTTGAAG CGTATCCCCTGGAGGTGGAGATGGTATCGGGGGTGATGGCTGAGATGGGATCCAAACTGGTGCTCTCCTGCCTGGCTTCGGGCTGTCCCCAGCCAGCCTTCTCCTGGAGGAGCATGCTGGACAGGCCCGTCCACAGCCGCGCACGCAACCAGGACTCCCTCTCCCAGCTCCACCTGGGCCCACTTGGGCTGGCCCATGAGCAAGCCTACACCTGTGAGGCCAAGTGTGGCTCTGTCATCAAGGCCAAGCAAACAGAGGTCAAAGTCTTCT ctTTCCCCTCGGACCCTATCATCGAGAACCCTGGACCCTTTCTGGAAGACGGGAAGGCCACCTTATATTGTTCTGTAGCCGATGTCTACCCAGCCAGTCACATGCAGATTCAATGGCTCGATGGGGAAACTGAGCTACACTCCAGTGTGGGTCAGTACTCCAGTGAGCTCCAGAATGTGACGTCAACGTTCTCTTTTTCGGTGGAACCAGAGGATCAGGGGAGACGGATCACCTGCAGAGTCGGTCTTCAGATGGACGTAGTCCATCAAAGtcggagagagaggcaggcggTGACTGTACTGGAGCTCCACT ATGCCCCCAGGGGAACCACCATCACAGTGAGTCCAGCCAGTGAGGTGAAGGAAGGGGAGAACGTGACGGTGTCCTGCCTGTCGGACGGCGCTCCAGTGGGATGGATGGTGCTAAGGAGACTCTCTGAGGACCAGGATGTAAAGCTCCAGTCCCACAACGGCTCCTCCAcctccttcaccctctcctctGCCCTGCTAGCAGACTCTGCTCTCTACCAGTGTGAGGCCTTCAATGAGCACGGCAGCCAGAGAGCCAGCACACACGTTACAGTCAAAG CACCTCCTAGGAATACAACAGTTCTGGTCTATCCGTCCACTGAGGTTCAGGAAGGCCAAAATGTCACCGTATGCTGTCGCTCTGTTAGTTTCCCCCCACCTG GTGGTTTTGAGAAAACTGAACAATGGCACAGAGCTCTACTCCCTGGATGGGAACTTCCTGCTGGTGAACCTTACGCCCAACGATACAGGCCTATACCAGGTGAATGTGACCAATGA